Genomic DNA from Peribacillus simplex:
GCCTGAACTCATTCTGGCTGGGGCCGGTCATTTAGGACATGCGTTGGCAAAGCTCGCTGATTTCCTCGAATATCCTTATTGCATTGTCGATGATCGCGTTGGTTATTGTACGAAGGAACGCTTTCCCAATGCGACAAACCTTTTTGTGAACGAGGATATTGGAAAGGCTTTGCTCGCAGCCAATCCAAATGAAAAGTCATATGTGGTAATTGTTACAAAAGATTGTGATGATATTGTATTAAAAACGGCACTGCAATTTCCGATTGCATATGTTGGGATGGTCGCCAGTAAACGCAAGGTCATAAGCATATTTGAAAAGTTAAAAAGTGAAGGGGTCACGCAAGAACAGTTGGAGCAGGTCCATTCTCCAATCGGATTGGAAATTGGCTCGGAAACATCAGAAGAAATTGCCATCAGTATTATCGGACAAATCATCAAAGTAAGCAAGGAAAAAAAGCCTGTAAAAGTGAAACAATTAATTAGATAAGTAGAAGGGTATAACACCTGAGGCAGATAAAGCTAAATCACAATGTTTAATAGACAATGGGGTCAGTCACCGCTGTGTTAAAGTATTAACTCAGTGGGACTGACCTTTTTTCTTTGATAAAAGCTAGAAGCAGGCCCTTGCTCTTCAGGGTGGGTTTTTTGTAAGGAGTTCCCGATTTAGCGCATGAAGTAGTGGATATACAAAAACGCTTCATGAAAAATTGAACCTTTGGATAGATGATAATATAAAAAATATTGATTAAAATTATATGGAGAATAATGTGTTTCAAGTCAAAACGGGTGAGGAGGAATGAGCATGAAAATGTTTAAAATGAGTGCTGTGGCATTGGTCGCTGCGTTGTTGTTCCCTTCTTCTACATTTGCAAGTGGCTGGGATTACTTAGGAGAACAATCTCTTTATTCTAATGGTGCTGAAAGTGATGTGTTTGCCTCAACTGGTGGTGATTATAAGATCTGTCGGGATTCTTACGTGGGTCCAGCTGGTAAGTTAAAAGTTGAATTATGGGAGTATGATCCCGACAGTTATAATGATTATGTAGGGGTAAGATATTTAGATCGAGGCGAGTGTGGCATTTTCCGGGGTATTGGTAACTTTGTTGATGGAGGAAATGAAGCAGAATTTTTTGCGAAATCAAGGACTAACAGTGATATGCATTTAATCTTTTATGATTAATTCACTATCTGAATAAAAAAAAGACCTGGGATTGATTTGTAAAGGCTAAAGACCCTTTTTGCATCCAAACAAATTCGTTTAATCAATAAAACGTGACTATTGCCCTTGTATCAGCCAGAAAAGTTGGTACAGGGTTTTTATTTTGTTTGGCTACCTTTACGTCCCAAGGAAAATAGCGAAATGTTGGAAGCTTTGCCATGTTATTTTTCACAGGCGGGAAACATCCCTCACAATGCAACATAAATCTTTTCCTGTTCATATAGTGAGGTCATCTTCACGTCATACCAACCTCCACAAAATAGTCATAGCAATTCTCTCTTATCGATTAAATTATTTTTTTAAAACCACATCTCCATTAGAGGATGTTACACCAAAATAAACCCCTTGGGAGCCATGGGGTTTTTTCACTTTTATTATTCTAGAAATACAGAATACAAGAAAAATGATGGAATAAATATTTCATAAATACCCGACTTGAATGATGCAAATAAATGGGGCGTTTCTACAACATTCTGTACGTGTCGCTTCGGCATTAAATGATTCGATAACGACGAACTGTACGACTCATGCTTCGCCTAAATTCCGTAGGTCTCTATACCATCTACGGCTACTGCCGCCATACCGAACGAGCCGGAAACCGTAAGAATAAGGGATTAAAGGATTATTAGAATAAAAGGTCACAAGGATAGCAGCCACTCGGCTGCTATTTTTTTATTTATTTTTTCCCTTTGCCATCCGAATCGTAAAACAGCGCAGGCCGGCTAACCTCACCCGAACCTTTCCGGCAGGAAGCTAAGACGGCCAGTCAATCGATCAGGGGCAAAACACTTTTTGATTAGGGGCGCTATCGCAACATCAAGAAATTTTTTGTGCTTAATCCCTTTGACCGATTGCCTATGCGTGTTTTTAGTTCTACATGTCAAAGGGGAAAAATAATCCCCCTTTGGGAAACTAATTCGCTTCGCTCCCCGATTAATGAACATTATCTACAATCCATTTGCCATTCAAAAAAATATATTGTAATTCGACTTTCTGCCATGTATGGTGTTATGAAATGCACATTAGCTTTTCTTATATACTTTAAAAAGTTATCATGATAGAGTCTCTGTACATTGTATATATACACATTGATGTTACAAAACTGTATGTATGGAAAAAAG
This window encodes:
- a CDS encoding XdhC family protein; amino-acid sequence: MLLMEKVSMLTRQNESFALAMIIESKGSTPRHVGKMIVYRDGTIEGTVGGGLAEHYVIEDSVKAIQNGQSKIVEYKLNKHAKDGIQMNCGGTLRVFIEVYTSRPELILAGAGHLGHALAKLADFLEYPYCIVDDRVGYCTKERFPNATNLFVNEDIGKALLAANPNEKSYVVIVTKDCDDIVLKTALQFPIAYVGMVASKRKVISIFEKLKSEGVTQEQLEQVHSPIGLEIGSETSEEIAISIIGQIIKVSKEKKPVKVKQLIR